A single region of the Sorghum bicolor cultivar BTx623 chromosome 7, Sorghum_bicolor_NCBIv3, whole genome shotgun sequence genome encodes:
- the LOC8060901 gene encoding disease resistance protein RGA2 isoform X1, which translates to MADSLLLPVVTRVAGKATDELVQRVTRMWGVDADRGKLERLLLAVQCMLPDAEVKGETSPVIRRWMKELKAVAYQADDVLDDLQYEALRREANEGEPTARKVSRYLTLHSPLLFRLTVSRNLSKVLKKLDHIVLEMHTLGLLERPVAQHILCQQKQVVLDGSAEIFGRDDDKEEVVKLLLDQQHQDQKNVQVLPIIGMGGVGKTTLAKMVYEDHRIQKHFDLKIWHCVTEKFEATSVVRSVTELATGERCDLPDDSKFWRARLQGAIGRKRFLLILDNVRNEEQGKWEDKLKPLLCTSIGGSGSMIVVTSQSQQVAAIMGTLPTKELACLTEDYAWELFSKKAFSKGVQEQPKLVTIGRRIVHMCKGLPLALNTMGGLMSSKQEVQDWEAIAESYNSDTSRGTDEVSSILKLSYRYLPKEMKQCFAFCAVFPKDYEMEKDKLIQLWMANGYIREGGMMDLAQKSEFVFSELVWRSFLQDVKAKIFCNSLHETIICKMHDLMHDLTKDVSDECTSAEELIQGKALIKDIYHMQVSRHELNEINGLLKGRSPLHTLLIQSAHNHLKELKLKSVRSLCCEGLSVIHGQLINTAHLRYLDLSGSKIVNLPNSLCMLYNLQSLWLNGCSRLQYLPDGMTTMRKISYIHLLECDSLERMPPKFGLLQNLRTLTTYIVDTGDDLGIEELKDLRHLGNRLELFNLNKVKSGSKVNFHEKQNLSELLLYWGRDRDYDPLDNEEFNKDEEVLESLVPHGELKVLKLHGYGGLALSQWMRDPKMFHCLRELVITECPRCKDLPIVWLSSSLEVLNLSGMISLTTLCKNIDVAEAGCNTSQQIFPKLRRMQLQYLPELESWTENSTGEPSTSVMFPMLEELRIYHCYKLVIFPESPVLTLLSCRGDSARGLVPVSMPMGSWPSLVHLDIGLLAEVVMPQEDPQSQNQRPLDTMRSLKILGEDGFVSIFNLSKSQLGFRDCLAFVEKLEIGSCPSIVHWPVEELRCLPCLRSLDIWYCKNLEGKGSSSEEILLLPQLEWLLIQHCESLMEIPKLPTSLEEMGIRCCNCLVALPPNLGNLAKLRHLSIEDCGEMKALPDGMDGLTSLESLSIEECPGIEKFPQGLLQQLPALKFLEIKACPDLQRRCRQGGEYFDLISSISNKDIPAVESNIKKFVKKLVPFC; encoded by the coding sequence ATGGCTGACTCGCTGCTTCTCCCTGTGGTGACCAGGGTGGCCGGCAAGGCCACCGACGAGCTCGTTCAGCGCGTTACCCGCATGTGGGGCGTCGACGCCGACCGTGGCAAGCTGGAGCGGTTGCTGCTGGCGGTGCAGTGCATGCTGCCTGACGCCGAGGTGAAGGGCGAGACCAGCCCTGTCATCAGGAGGTGGATGAAGGAACTTAAGGCTGTCGCCTATCAGGCAGACGACGTCCTTGACGACTTACAGTATGAGGCTCTGCGGCGTGAGGCCAATGAGGGTGAGCCCACGGCCCGCAAGGTATCGAGGTACTTGACCCTTCACAGCCCACTTCTGTTCCGTCTCACTGTGAGTAGGAATCTGAGCAAGGTTCTTAAGAAATTGGATCATATTGTCCTGGAGATGCACACTTTAGGTCTGCTGGAGCGCCCAGTGGCGCAACACATTCTATGTCAGCAAAAGCAGGTAGTACTGGATGGGTCTGCTGAAATCTTTGGCAGAGATGATGACAAGGAGGAGGTAGTAAAGTTGTTGCTTGACCAACAGCATCAAGATCAGAAGAATGTGCAGGTGCTGCCCATTATTGGGATGGGCGGTGTGGGCAAGACCACGCTAGCAAAGATGGTGTACGAAGACCATAGGATTCAAAAGCACTTTGACTTGAAGATATGGCATTGTGTGACTGAAAAGTTTGAAGCCACCTCTGTCGTGAGATCAGTCACTGAATTGGCTACAGGTGAAAGATGTGATCTGCCTGACGACAGCAAGTTCTGGAGAGCACGACTTCAAGGAGCCATTGGCCGGAAAAGGTTCCTACTTATCCTTGACAATGTGCGGAATGAAGAGCAGGGAAAGTGGGAGGACAAACTTAAACCATTACTGTGCACATCTATTGGAGGATCAGGAAGCATGATTGTTGTCACTAGTCAAAGCCAACAAGTGGCTGCTATAATGGGCACCCTTCCAACCAAGGAGCTAGCATGCTTGACTGAAGATTATGCATGGGAATTATTCTCAAAGAAAGCATTTAGTAAAGGAGTACAAGAGCAACCAAAATTGGTCACTATTGGCAGACGCATCGTCCACATGTGCAAGGGACTACCTCTTGCTCTGAATACAATGGGTGGCTTGATGAGTTCAAAACAAGAAGTCCAGGATTGGGAGGCCATTGCAGAAAGCTATAACAGTGATACCAGTAGAGGCACAGATGAAGTATCTTCCATACTAAAACTGAGCTACAGATACTTGCCAAAGGAAATGAAGCAATGTTTTGCGTTCTGTGCTGTTTTTCCAAAGGATTATGAGATGGAGAAGGATAAGTTGATCCAACTATGGATGGCAAATGGTTATATTCGTGAAGGGGGGATGATGGATTTGGCACAGAAAAGTGAATTTGTTTTCAGTGAGTTGGTTTGGAGGTCCTTTCTTCAAGATGTGAAAGCGAAGATATTTTGTAACTCACTTCATGAGACAATAATATGTAAAATGCATGATTTAATGCATGACCTGACAAAAGATGTTTCAGATGAATGTACATCTGCAGAAGAGTTGATTCAAGGAAAAGCattgataaaagatatatatcACATGCAAGTGTCACGGCATGAATTGAATGAAATTAATGGATTACTGAAAGGCAGATCACCTCTCCATACTTTGTTGATTCAATCAGCGCACAATCATCTTAAGGAGTTAAAACTGAAGTCAGTAAGATCATTATGTTGTGAAGGTCTTTCTGTTATCCATGGCCAGCTTATAAATACAGCACACTTGCGGTATCTTGATCTCTCTGGGTCAAAGATTGTTAACTTGCCAAATTCACTATGTATGTTGTACAACTTACAGTCGTTGTGGCTCAATGGATGCTCCAGGCTACAGTATCTACCAGATGGTATGACAACTATGAGGAAGATCAGCTATATTCATCTTTTGGAATGTGATAGTTTGGAACGGATGCCACCAAAATTTGGTCTACTGCAGAACCTTCGCACACTGACAACTTATATTGTGGACACTGGAGATGACTTAGGAATCGAGGAGCTCAAAGACCTGCGACATCTTGGCAACAGATTGGAACTGTTCAATTTAAACAAAGTAAAGAGTGGGTCAAAGGTCAATTTCCATGAGAAGCAGAACCTTAGTGAATTATTGTTGTATTGGGGCCGTGACCGAGATTATGATCCATTAGATAATGAGGAATTTAATAAAGATGAAGAAGTACTGGAATCTCTTGTTCCTCATGGTGAACTCAAAGTTTTGAAGCTACATGGGTATGGTGGCTTGGCTCTGTCGCAATGGATGAGAGACCCTAAAATGTTCCATTGCCTTAGAGAACTCGTTATTACTGAGTGCCCAAGATGCAAGGATTTACCGATAGTATGGCTGTCATCTTCTCTTGAAGTTTTGAATTTGTCCGGAATGATCAGCCTAACAACACTGTGTAAGAACATCGATGTGGCAGAGGCAGGATGCAACACCTCTCAGCAAATTTTCCCAAAGTTGAGGAGGATGCAGTTACAATATTTGCCTGAGTTGGAGAGCTGGACAGAGAACAGTACAGGAGAGCCTAGTACCTCAGTGATGTTTCCCATGCTTGAAGAGCTAAGAATCTACCATTGCTATAAACTTGTAATTTTTCCGGAGAGCCCAGTTCTCACACTTCTATCTTGTCGAGGTGACTCTGCACGTGGTCTTGTTCCTGTGAGCATGCCCATGGGCTCTTGGCCATCTCTTGTCCACTTGGACATTGGATTGCTGGCCGAGGTGGTGATGCCTCAAGAGGACCCTCAAAGCCAAAACCAAAGACCTCTAGACACCATGCGGAGTTTGAAAATTCTTGGTGAGGATGGCTTCGTGTCAATATTTAACCTGTCCAAATCTCAACTTGGGTTTCGGGACTGTTTGGCCTTTGTGGAAAAACTGGAGATTGGATCATGCCCCAGTATTGTTCACTGGCCAGTGGAGGAGCTCCGATGCTTGCCTTGCCTTCGATCTCTGGATATTTGGTACTGTAAGAACCTGGAGGGGAAGGGCTCGTCATCTGAAGAAATCCTTCTGCTGCCCCAGCTGGAATGGTTATTGATACAGCATTGTGAGAGCTTGATGGAGATTCCCAAGTTGCCCACATCCCTTGAGGAAATGGGGATCCGCTGCTGCAACTGTTTGGTGGCTCTGCCTCCAAACCTTGGAAATCTGGCCAAGCTCAGGCATCTCTCCATTGAGGACTGTGGTGAGATGAAAGCACTACCTGATGGGATGGATGGTCTCACTTCGCTTGAGAGCTTGAGTATTGAAGAGTGTCCAGGGATAGAGAAATTTCCACAGGGTCTCCTCCAGCAGCTCCCAGCCCTCAAATTCCTGGAGATAAAGGCCTGCCCTGACCTGCAGAGACGTTGCAGACAAGGTGGGGAGTACTTTGACTTGATTTCTTCTATTTCAAATAAAGACATTCCAGCAGTAGAGTCCAACATAAAGAAGTTTGTGAAGAAGCTCGTCCCCTTCTGCTGA